The following coding sequences are from one Candidatus Deferrimicrobium sp. window:
- a CDS encoding DUF6599 family protein, giving the protein MKAILLAALMLLAIAVPPADAADPRRPVIDALAAKGEWRLLEPVRSFGPDNLYEEIDGEAELFLPYGIKHLTVAIFGRAARPGSEVRLELFHMASPRDAYGIWSQYRYPDQEILRIPPSEAVVSDTSADFFRGETFVRVRSKPGDGSRNDVVGIASEIVALLPGSGVPPEEARALNGLPGRIEGTILYQKRAMLGYECLAPGFEVKFSTGTSSGHYLLLPPAADGGSGRKARFARELPGYREVTPALSNAQTPSGDLWMTSVGGCLIAVAGKISRDRAEPLLSSFARRLQGICRSSP; this is encoded by the coding sequence ATGAAGGCGATCCTCCTTGCGGCGCTGATGCTGCTCGCGATCGCCGTCCCCCCTGCCGACGCGGCGGATCCCCGGCGTCCCGTCATCGACGCCCTCGCTGCGAAGGGGGAGTGGAGGCTCCTCGAGCCCGTGCGATCCTTCGGCCCCGACAACCTCTACGAGGAGATCGACGGGGAGGCCGAGCTGTTTCTCCCGTACGGGATAAAGCACTTAACGGTCGCCATTTTCGGCAGGGCCGCCCGACCCGGTTCGGAGGTTCGGCTGGAGCTGTTCCATATGGCCTCTCCCCGGGACGCCTACGGGATCTGGTCCCAATACCGGTACCCGGACCAGGAGATTCTCCGAATTCCTCCCTCGGAGGCGGTCGTCTCGGACACGTCGGCCGACTTCTTCCGGGGCGAAACGTTCGTGCGCGTCCGATCGAAGCCCGGCGACGGATCCCGGAACGATGTGGTCGGGATCGCATCGGAGATCGTCGCGCTTCTCCCCGGGAGCGGCGTTCCGCCGGAAGAGGCGAGGGCGCTGAACGGCCTGCCGGGAAGAATAGAAGGAACGATCCTTTATCAGAAACGGGCGATGCTGGGCTACGAATGCCTTGCCCCGGGCTTCGAGGTGAAGTTCTCCACCGGCACCTCTTCCGGTCACTATCTTCTCCTCCCGCCTGCCGCGGACGGCGGCTCCGGGCGGAAGGCGCGATTCGCGCGGGAGCTCCCCGGGTACCGGGAGGTGACCCCGGCCTTGTCCAATGCGCAGACCCCATCCGGCGACTTGTGGATGACCTCGGTGGGCGGATGCCTCATCGCCGTGGCGGGAAAGATCTCCCGGGATCGCGCCGAGCCGCTCCTTTCGTCCTTCGCGCGGCGCTTGCAGGGGATCTGCCGGTCTTCTCCTTGA